A stretch of the Teredinibacter haidensis genome encodes the following:
- a CDS encoding rhomboid family intramembrane serine protease yields MIVVPTEKQFDWRHAPVVLFLIVLLNVLIFFIYQSGDAEKYLEAVHAYDRSGFIEQEWPLLKTYLKSKGETDTLIELTKDYESGNNHDHLSKVLLRQDFYQHLTQIARDSFDHELYTRWQHERKAIQEKFNSLSPIAHGLTASTFKLSSLLSHQFLHGDVMHLLGNMFFLVICGFAVEAAIGHWRFLVFYLVGGFAAGMAQVVSNWDSSVPLVGASGAISAVMAMYLAVFRFRNIEFFYWIFFFVGYFRAPALLILPFYIGKELYSYYTDPESNVAFLAHAGGFVGGCFLIAVSLLVDRKTINKEYIENDQSPIDEQQQRMAEIYRALEKYSFAHAYKLANEAIKEFGETFDLAVIRFNLLKISKGKNYPQSVLRLWQMKRLLPHEIERLEKIWFDHPKLHDQLDDESAIRLGMQFSSLEHPIAAEQIIDMLAKRACKNPSFIIFAQKLSGAFASLGQKQKQTQYEALANQLAQGGQHGAL; encoded by the coding sequence ATGATTGTTGTCCCAACAGAAAAACAGTTCGACTGGCGGCATGCGCCGGTGGTTCTTTTTTTAATCGTATTGCTCAACGTCCTTATCTTCTTCATCTATCAGTCCGGCGACGCCGAAAAATACCTCGAAGCTGTGCACGCCTACGACCGCTCTGGCTTTATCGAACAGGAATGGCCGCTACTGAAAACCTACCTGAAAAGCAAAGGCGAAACCGACACCCTTATTGAGCTTACCAAAGATTACGAAAGCGGAAATAACCACGATCATCTTTCGAAAGTTCTCTTGCGGCAGGATTTTTACCAGCACCTCACACAGATCGCACGCGACTCTTTCGATCACGAGCTCTACACCCGCTGGCAGCACGAACGCAAAGCGATTCAGGAGAAATTTAACTCCCTCAGCCCTATCGCCCACGGACTTACCGCCAGCACATTCAAACTCAGCTCATTACTTAGCCACCAGTTTTTACACGGTGACGTTATGCACCTGCTGGGCAATATGTTCTTCCTTGTTATATGCGGTTTTGCCGTGGAAGCCGCTATTGGTCACTGGCGATTTTTAGTCTTCTATCTTGTTGGCGGCTTCGCAGCGGGAATGGCCCAGGTCGTATCTAACTGGGACAGCAGCGTTCCGCTTGTCGGTGCCTCGGGAGCCATTTCTGCGGTAATGGCCATGTACCTCGCCGTGTTCCGTTTTCGCAATATCGAGTTCTTTTACTGGATATTTTTCTTTGTCGGTTACTTCCGCGCACCGGCGCTGCTAATCTTACCGTTTTATATTGGCAAAGAACTGTATAGCTACTATACCGATCCCGAATCCAACGTTGCCTTCCTAGCTCACGCAGGCGGCTTTGTCGGCGGTTGTTTTCTTATCGCTGTGTCCCTATTAGTCGATCGAAAAACGATTAACAAAGAATATATTGAGAACGATCAAAGCCCGATAGACGAGCAGCAGCAGCGCATGGCCGAAATTTATCGCGCACTGGAAAAATACAGTTTCGCGCACGCGTACAAGCTGGCTAACGAAGCCATAAAAGAGTTTGGCGAAACCTTCGATCTGGCGGTGATCCGTTTTAATTTACTGAAGATATCCAAGGGTAAAAATTATCCACAAAGCGTACTTCGACTGTGGCAAATGAAGCGTTTACTACCCCATGAAATAGAGCGCCTGGAGAAAATATGGTTCGATCATCCCAAACTGCACGACCAGCTGGATGACGAAAGCGCTATCCGCCTGGGAATGCAGTTTTCCTCCCTTGAACACCCCATCGCCGCAGAACAGATTATTGATATGCTGGCAAAACGCGCCTGTAAAAACCCTTCGTTTATCATCTTCGCACAAAAACTGTCGGGAGCTTTTGCCAGCCTCGGGCAAAAACAAAAGCAAACCCAATACGAAGCGCTGGCAAACCAACTAGCGCAGGGAGGG
- a CDS encoding phosphate ABC transporter substrate-binding protein: protein MKITHFVLPIFIILSLLCTATAWAETAVIVHPSNNDTLDQQTVNKLFLGKIKSFPSGGSALPINQSAGSEIRTGFEDSVLGKTSSQVKAYWSQLIFTGKANPPKEVASDAEMKQLIASNPSTIGYIDAANVDSTIKVILTF from the coding sequence ATGAAAATCACTCATTTTGTACTACCGATATTTATTATTTTGTCACTATTATGCACAGCCACAGCGTGGGCAGAAACGGCCGTTATCGTACATCCGTCTAACAACGACACTCTGGATCAACAAACAGTGAACAAGCTCTTTTTGGGGAAAATAAAATCGTTTCCCAGCGGAGGTTCCGCTCTTCCCATTAATCAATCTGCAGGCTCGGAAATACGCACGGGGTTTGAAGATTCGGTACTGGGCAAAACCTCCAGCCAAGTTAAAGCCTATTGGTCTCAGCTGATATTTACGGGTAAGGCCAACCCGCCAAAAGAGGTGGCTAGCGATGCCGAAATGAAGCAATTGATTGCATCCAATCCCAGTACTATCGGCTACATCGACGCCGCTAACGTCGACTCAACGATAAAAGTGATATTGACCTTCTAG
- a CDS encoding porin, with amino-acid sequence MLNKRLLTLAFCTLGLSSGVSAEIAFNGFATFAGGLTSSDDETLQGYDNDLSFDQDSKLAIQAQGNLGEGLTAVAQIMAKGSEDWDAKLTWAYIGWEATENIKFLFGRQRAPFYAYSDFLDVSYAYHWITPPAGVYSIPFDSVNGIGMAVNNQLGPMDSTVQVVIGRNRESILVNDTYQESDLSNMVNLNWSLTYDWITFRVAYSQADLAITIDEIDRLTDGWSALHDANATIPNFATEIRTDDGNDTSNFFGAGFNISYEDFIVIAEYTESSTEGSFLQESQEGYYLSLGKRMGAFTPHITYGANEDTPTSTDFLETGLPPAGASVDIDNLVAATQGLFQSTAHDSDYLTLGLRWDFHDSAAFKAEYTMYNDNLLDEDQNLLRFALVTVF; translated from the coding sequence ATGCTTAATAAACGACTATTAACCCTAGCGTTCTGTACACTCGGGTTGTCTTCTGGCGTTTCCGCCGAAATCGCTTTCAATGGATTCGCCACCTTCGCAGGAGGTTTAACATCGTCCGACGACGAAACGCTACAAGGCTATGACAACGATTTAAGTTTTGATCAAGATTCAAAACTCGCCATTCAGGCTCAGGGCAACCTGGGTGAGGGGCTGACCGCCGTTGCGCAAATTATGGCGAAAGGCAGTGAAGACTGGGACGCAAAACTCACATGGGCCTATATTGGCTGGGAGGCGACTGAAAACATTAAATTCCTGTTTGGTCGGCAGCGCGCACCTTTCTACGCCTACTCCGATTTTCTCGATGTTAGCTATGCCTACCATTGGATTACGCCACCGGCAGGTGTCTACAGCATACCCTTTGACAGCGTCAACGGCATCGGCATGGCCGTAAATAATCAGCTCGGACCCATGGATTCCACTGTCCAAGTCGTTATCGGCCGCAATAGAGAAAGCATACTCGTCAACGACACTTACCAAGAATCCGATTTGTCCAATATGGTAAACCTGAATTGGTCACTAACCTATGACTGGATCACCTTTCGAGTGGCCTATTCACAGGCGGATTTGGCAATTACCATCGATGAAATTGACCGGCTAACCGACGGCTGGAGCGCTCTGCACGACGCAAATGCAACCATTCCCAATTTTGCCACCGAGATCCGTACTGACGATGGCAATGACACCTCGAATTTTTTCGGCGCCGGATTTAACATTAGCTATGAGGATTTTATTGTTATCGCGGAATACACAGAATCCAGTACTGAAGGCAGCTTTTTGCAGGAGTCGCAAGAAGGCTATTACCTCAGTCTTGGAAAGCGTATGGGCGCCTTCACGCCGCATATTACCTACGGCGCGAATGAAGATACGCCAACCAGCACCGACTTTTTGGAGACTGGATTACCGCCCGCAGGTGCCTCCGTAGATATAGACAACCTCGTGGCCGCCACTCAGGGCCTTTTTCAATCAACGGCCCACGACTCAGACTACCTAACGCTAGGTTTACGCTGGGATTTTCACGACTCTGCGGCCTTTAAAGCCGAATATACAATGTATAACGACAATCTGTTAGACGAAGACCAAAATCTACTGCGTTTTGCACTTGTCACTGTATTTTAA